One window from the genome of Saccharomyces mikatae IFO 1815 strain IFO1815 genome assembly, chromosome: 4 encodes:
- the UTP4 gene encoding small subunit rRNA maturation protein UTP4 (similar to Saccharomyces cerevisiae UTP4 (YDR324C); ancestral locus Anc_5.366), translating to MTSQDRMIVHRCRFVDFNPATITSLAFSHKSNINKLTPSDLRLAIGRSNGNIEIWNPRNNWFQEIVIEGGKDRSIEGLCWSNVSGESLRLFSIGGSTVVTEWDLATGLPLRNYDCNSGVIWSISINDSQDKLCVGCDNGTVVLIDISGGPGVLEHDTILMRQEARVLTLAWKKDDFVIGGCSDGRIRIWSAQKGDENRGRLLHTMKVDKAKRESTLVWSVIYLPRTDQIASGDSTGSIKFWDFQFATLNQSFKAHDADVLCLTTDIDNNYVFSAGVDRKIFQFSQNTNKSQKNNRWVNSSNRLLHGNDIRTICAYQSKGADFLVSGGVEKTLVINSLTSFSNGNYRKMPTVEPYSKNALINREQRLVVSWNESTVKIWTMGTGSDTEQNYKLVCKLTLKDEQNISTCSLSPDGQVLVVGRPSTTKVFHLQPIGNKLKVTKLDNELLLRTGTKIAKFIDNSKIVICSCEDDVFIVDLESEEDEKPQEIELLEITSTKSSIKVPYINTINHLEVDQNIAVVSRGCGAVDILNLKTRKSKSLARLSNFITAIHINTPRNSVVVITADNKIYEFNMNLNSEVENEDNESLLTQWSKNNTENLPKEWKTLKENCVGIFSDVKNSNRLWFWGATWISRIDFDVDFPINKRRKQKKRTHEGLTITDESNFMNDEEDDEDDDIDMEINENLNVLLSQGDKIKSTGAQRNEESSNHFFFTDKYKPLLFVDLISSDELAIIERKPLSSHSKQKAFIQPKLVF from the coding sequence ATGACCAGCCAGGATAGAATGATAGTGCACAGGTGCAGATTTGTGGATTTCAATCCTGCTACGATCACATCTCTGGCGTTTTCACATAAGTCAAATATAAATAAGTTGACTCCATCAGATTTGAGATTAGCTATCGGTAGGTCTAATGGTAACATAGAAATCTGGAATCCAAGAAACAATTGGTTTCAGGAAATAGTCATCGAGGGTGGTAAGGATAGGTCAATTGAAGGTCTTTGCTGGAGCAACGTCAGTGGTGAGTCTTTGAGGCTATTTTCTATTGGCGGTTCGACCGTAGTTACAGAATGGGATTTGGCAACAGGTTTACCACTGAGAAACTATGACTGTAATTCGGGCGTAATATGGTCCATTTCTATCAACGATTCACAGGATAAACTGTGTGTTGGTTGTGATAATGGGACAGTAGTCCTTATAGATATTTCTGGTGGACCTGGTGTCTTGGAACACGACACTATTTTGATGAGACAAGAAGCCAGAGTATTGACTTTGGCTTGGAAGAAGGACGACTTCGTGATTGGTGGTTGTTCCGATGGTAGAATAAGGATTTGGTCTGCGCAGAAGGGTGATGAAAACAGAGGTCGTCTATTGCACACCATGAAAGTTGACAAAGCCAAAAGAGAATCAACTTTAGTTTGGTCAGTTATATATTTACCAAGAACTGATCAAATTGCTTCTGGTGACTCAACAGGCTCGATTAAATTCTGGGATTTCCAATTTGCCACGCTGAATCAATCATTTAAAGCGCACGACGCAGATGTTTTGTGTCTAACTACTGATATCGATAATAATTATGTATTTAGTGCGGGTGTGgacagaaaaattttccaattctcTCAGAATACTAATAAATCTCAAAAGAATAACAGATGGGTCAACTCCTCCAATAGGTTGCTTCATGGAAACGACATCAGAACGATATGTGCATATCAATCCAAAGGCGCTGATTTTTTGGTCTCAGGTGGtgttgaaaaaactttAGTTATCAACTCATTgacttctttttccaacGGAAACTACAGGAAAATGCCAACTGTCGAACCCTATTCGAAAAATGCTTTAATCAATAGAGAACAACGTCTGGTTGTTTCATGGAACGAATCCACTGTGAAGATATGGACCATGGGAACTGGTTCGGACACAGAGCAGAACTATAAACTAGTTTGCAAGCTAACTTTGAAGGACGAACAAAACATTTCAACATGCTCTTTATCACCTGACGGACAAGTTTTAGTTGTGGGGAGACCGTCCACTACGAAAGTATTTCATTTACAACCAATAGGCAACAAACTGAAAGTGACTAAACTAGATAATGAACTATTATTGAGAACTGGTACAAAAATAGCCAAATTTATTGATAATTCCAAGATTGTCATATGCTCTTGCGAAGACGACGTATTTATTGTGGATTTAGAATCTGAGGAAGATGAGAAACCACAAGAAATTGAACTTTTAGAGATTACTTCGACTAAGAGTAGCATTAAAGTTCCATATATCAATACAATCAACCATCTGGAAGTGGACCAAAACATCGCAGTAGTTTCACGTGGATGTGGAGCTGTGGACATATTAAATTTGAAGACAAGGAAGTCTAAATCGCTGGCTCGTTTAAGTAACTTTATCACCGCTATTCATATCAACACCCCAAGAAACTCGGTAGTAGTAATTACTGCAGACAATAAGATTTATGAATTCAATATGAATTTGAATTCCgaagttgaaaatgaagataatgaaagtCTATTGACTCAATGGTCAAAGAATAATACCGAGAACTTACCCAAAGAATGGAAGacattaaaagaaaactgtGTCGGTATCTTTTCGGACGTGAAAAATAGCAACAGGTTATGGTTTTGGGGCGCTACTTGGATTTCAAGGATAGACTTTGATGTTGATTTTCCTATAAATAAGAGAagaaagcagaaaaaaCGTACTCACGAAGGACTAACCATCACTGATGAAAGTAATTTTATGAACGACGAAGAGGATGACGAGGATGACGACATCGATATGgaaatcaatgaaaatCTAAATGTATTGTTAAGCCAAGGAGACAAAATAAAGTCCACAGGTGCacaaagaaatgaagaaagctCAAAtcacttcttttttactgATAAATATAAACCTTTACTATTTGTTGACTTAATTTCTAGTGATGAGTTAGCCATCATTGAAAGAAAGCCACTAAGTTCTCATTCCAAACAAAAGGCATTCATTCAACCAAAGTTGGTGTTCTGA
- the YCG1 gene encoding condensin subunit YCG1 (similar to Saccharomyces cerevisiae YCG1 (YDR325W); ancestral locus Anc_5.367), with product MQDSEGSDTNTRIFKSVAEVFQKAQGSYAGHRKHIAVLKKIQSKAVEQGYEDAFNFWFNRLVTKILPLKKNEVIGDRIVKLVAAFIASLDRELILARKQDYELINDEEGVFSRFVDQFIRHVLRGAESSDKNVRFRVLQLLAVIMDNIGEIDESLFNLLILSLNKRIHDREPTVRIQAVFCLTKFQDEDKTEHLTEHSDNEDNYEATRTLVVSIQNDPSAEVRRAAMLNLINDDNTRPYILERARDVNVVNRRLVYSRILKSMGKECFDSIEPHIFDQLIEWGLEDRELSVKNACKRLISHDWLNALNGDLIELLEKLDVSRSSVCVKAIEALFQSRPDILSKIKFPESIWKDLTMEIAFLFRVFYLYCLDNNITEMLDENFPEASKLSEHLNHYILLRYHHNGISNQSQEQFDNNTLEFIIEQLLITAERYDFSDEVGRRSMLTVVRNVLALTTLSEPLINIGIRVMKSLSINEKDFVTMAIEIINDIRDDDIEKQEQEEREKINKRGRGNRNSVSKENNDGTNDDEDEEEENIASFHSAVENLVQGNGKISESDIINNLPPEKEASSETIVLCLTRSSYMLELVNTPLTENILIASLMDTLITPAVRNTASNIRELGVKNLGLCCLLDVKLAIDNMYILGMCVSKGNATLKHIALQVIVDIFSVHGNTVVDGEGKVDSISLHKIFYKVLKNNSLPECQVIAAEGLCKLFLADVFTDDDLFETLVLSYFSPINSSNEALIQAFAFCIPVYCFSHPTHQQRMSRTAADILLRLCVLWDDLQCSVVPGVDRETMLKPNVIFQQLIFWTDPRNLVNQTTSVRKDTVQLTFLIDVLKIFTQIEKKEIKKMILTNINAIFLSSEQDYSTLKEILEYSDDIAENDTLDNVSKNALDKLRKNLNAVLEEINERSGTQTKDENNTTNDQYSSILGESFNKVSNDTMDHASNITNEDGTESVKTTVKVLAVDNAIEQSNSRKRTRSETEQNEKHNNSENSFIQNSSVVTKNVSFVLPEDKADEMSVDEEDNDSESFIDV from the coding sequence ATGCAAGATTCTGAGGGGAGTGACACTAATACGAGAATTTTCAAGTCGGTTGCTGAGGTATTTCAGAAGGCACAAGGCTCTTATGCAGGACACAGGAAGCATATCGCTgttctaaaaaaaattcagtCAAAAGCTGTTGAGCAAGGCTATGAAGATGCCTTTAACTTTTGGTTCAATAGACTAGTTACTAAGATTTTGcctctaaaaaaaaatgaggtTATTGGAGACAGGATAGTAAAGTTAGTAGCTGCATTTATAGCCTCTTTGGATAGGGAGTTGATATTAGCCAGAAAACAAGATTACGAGCTcataaatgatgaagaaggagtattttcaagatttgTTGATCAATTTATAAGACACGTTTTGCGCGGTGCGGAAAGCTCCGACAAGAATGTCAGGTTTAGAGTCCTGCAGTTATTAGCTGTTATAATGGATAATATAGGCGAAATCGATGAATCACTTTTTAATTTACTGATATTGTCtttgaacaaaagaatTCATGATAGGGAGCCAACAGTTAGAATACAGGCTGTGTTTTGTTTGACCAAGTTTCAAGATGAAGACAAAACAGAACACTTAACCGAGCATTctgataatgaagataacTATGAAGCTACGAGAACCTTGGTTGTTTCTATCCAGAATGATCCATCTGCTGAAGTACGTAGAGCTGCAATGCTGAATCTCATCAATGACGATAATACTAGACCTTACATTTTGGAGAGAGCTAGAGACGTTAACGTCGTTAATAGAAGGCTTGTGTACTCGAGAATTCTAAAATCGATGGGAAAAGAATGTTTTGATAGTATTGAGCCAcatatttttgatcaaTTGATTGAGTGGGGGTTGGAAGACAGGGAATTGTCAGTGAAGAATGCATGCAAGAGGCTTATATCTCACGACTGGTTAAATGCCTTGAACGGTGATTTAATAGAATTACTAGAAAAGCTAGATGTTTCCAGATCCTCAGTGTGTGTCAAGGCTATAGAAGCCCTCTTCCAATCAAGGCCAGATATCCTCtctaaaataaaatttcCTGAAAGTATTTGGAAGGACCTTACTATGGAAatagcttttctttttcgggtcttttatttatattgtttggataataatataacaGAAATGTTAGATGAGAACTTTCCAGAAGCTTCAAAATTATCGGAGCATTTAAATCACTATATCCTCCTCAGGTATCATCATAACGGGATATCCAATCAATCTCAGGAACAGTTCGATAACAATACCTTAGAGTTTATCATTGAGCAACTATTGATTACCGCGGAAAGGTATGATTTTAGTGATGAGGTTGGAAGGAGATCAATGCTCACTGTGGTACGAAATGTACTGGCTTTGACTACATTGTCTGAACCGCTTATTAATATTGGCATTCGTGTAATGAAAAGCCTGTccattaatgaaaaagatttCGTAACAATGGCAATAGAAATCATCAATGATATTAGagatgatgatattgaaaaacaagaacaagaggaGAGAGagaaaatcaacaaaaGGGGCCGCGGAAATAGGAATTCTGTATCCAAAGAGAACAATGACGGCacaaatgatgatgaagatgaggaagaggaaaataTTGCATCTTTTCATTCTGCCGTAGAAAACTTAGTACAGGGAAACGGCAAAATCTCTGAGAGTGACATAATAAATAATCTTCCACCCGAAAAGGAAGCATCGTCAGAGACAATTGTCCTTTGTCTCACAAGATCATCGTACATGCTAGAGCTTGTTAATACACCTTTAACAGAGAACATTTTGATTGCATCGTTGATGGACACTTTGATCACACCTGCAGTTAGAAACACCGCATCAAACATCAGGGAACTCGGTGTCAAGAACCTTGGTTTGTGCTGTCTTTTGGACGTTAAATTGGCTATTGATAACATGTATATTTTAGGTATGTGTGTTTCCAAAGGTAATGCAACGTTAAAACATATCGCACTACAAGTAATTGTAGATATCTTCTCTGTGCACGGGAACACTGTAGTAGATGGAGAAGGCAAAGTTGACTCGATATCATTGCATAAAATATTTTACAAAGTCTTAAAGAACAACAGTTTACCCGAGTGTCAAGTGATAGCAGCGGAAGGTTTGTGTAAATTATTTTTGGCAGACGTATTCACTGACGATGACTTGTTCGAAACGTTGGTCCTGTCATATTTTTCACCAATAAACTCTTCTAATGAAGCGCTAATACAGGCCTTTGCCTTCTGTATCCCAGTCTATTGTTTTTCGCATCCCACTCATCAGCAACGTATGTCTAGGACAGCTGCAgatattcttttgagaCTGTGTGTTCTTTGGGATGATTTACAGTGTTCTGTAGTACCTGGAGTTGATCGTGAGACTATGTTAAAACCGAACGTAATATTTCAACAATTGATATTCTGGACTGACCCGCGTAATTTAGTTAATCAGACAACCTCTGTTAGGAAGGATACAGTTCAGCTCACTTTCTTGATTGATGTGCTCAAAATATTCACTCAGATtgagaagaaagaaataaaaaaaatgatattaacaaatataaatgctatatttctttcttctgaaCAGGATTATTctactttgaaagaaattcttGAGTATTCTGACGATATTGCAGAAAATGATACGTTAGATAATGTGAGCAAAAATGCTCTGGACAAGTTaaggaaaaatttgaatgcAGTTCTTGAAGAGATCAACGAAAGGTCCGGAACTCAAACAAAAGATGAGAACAACACAACAAATGACCAATACTCATCGATTTTAGGAGAATCTTTTAACAAAGTTTCAAATGATACCATGGATCACGCTTCTAATATAACTAACGAAGACGGAACAGAATCCGTTAAAACAACCGTTAAGGTCTTGGCAGTTGATAATGCAATAGAGCAAAGTAactcaagaaaaaggacGAGATCGGAAACGGAACAAAATGAGAAACATAACAACTCAGAAAACAGTTTTATCCAAAATAGTTCAGTTGTAACAAAAAACGTAAGTTTTGTCTTGCCTGAAGACAAAGCCGATGAAATGTCAGTGGAcgaagaagataatgacTCGGAATCCTTCATAGATGTCTGA
- the YSP2 gene encoding Ysp2p (similar to Saccharomyces cerevisiae YSP2 (YDR326C) and YHR080C; ancestral locus Anc_5.370), with amino-acid sequence MKDEPSRKKRSFSDGHFFKKLKMMSRKKHPVMERSKTTRTRKESTNSAAKSSLSLRRANNGRNAIAKRRVLTDIGSTNEGVIGNSASNSPDKDSHNPHFSDSIPPLPLELPDIVSIRSSRSHISNKSNKSSKSSKNKHGIDLTFMPRRSLQNSKAGLKKLNTSPQGYFNIPVTIDRASENIKHADTKITFNSSSSENERPVLSILQKDDTQNSSNPTVDATSAPHNISNNNNIENSTNSLFDTILSIAHSAISHVPKISALNTEIQRELSHSSENHTGSIRHSYSNHHHGHHKHPLAQQQRNLLVSENTNQNANDTVLIHSPSTNTAHRSSSFLRRLDYLLSPNPAPSSDKHVQGEEEEDEEESSPLSKVFLSPSTQLLTTNTSTTLLSDSLTPNDKNINANSNYENENDNDRDDRSIAGKVKFQPLKVHEPAISTFGKGNLTLEAVAGSSDIDNTSIDLDENNTNNNSNVPNASLTNLSHLSKNNMCINHGSKDLNASYRNSSYIDMARFENSQSNLSSQRARSKTLPANKALENAASDENNSKRNSRYSSYSNDMTFDDAEERKFRSTSKKFLNRRSFSPSNLGNKVIPGINLRNSFNKTRNNSSDLFSTNQGQQMPRTSTAGSGNIHAIMGLDSGTTDFKLQGIEYASEKKNSEFHTLFRDCDINPNEKLIVDHSCALSRDILLQGRMYISDAHIGFFSNILGWVSTVFIPFKEIVQIEKKTTAGIFPNGIVIDTLHTKYIFASFMSRDATFDLITDVWNQIILGKKYRNGFQNNDDGTISDSSSAFFDDYDDDDDDGDLDDDDPDINSTDMTSSDDIDADIFNESNELGKNQKSTNYLLGPNRHSPTTVDFKPSSNEHLVIEATINAPLGKVVNLLYGEDVSYYERILKAQKNFELSPIPNNFLTTKVRDYAYTKPLSGSIGPSKTKCLITDTLEHYDLEDYVKVFSVTKNPDVPSGNIFSVKTTFLFSWDKNNSTKLTVYNSVEWTGKSWIKSMIEKGTFDGVADTTKTMISEVKNILNDEDSNIKSKHQANNIESEEETANLPTIGPPIHDPTEPDFQKGKDDTIIDEKINIPVPLGTVFSLLYGDDTSYIKKIIENQNNFNVCDIPKFVNNAREIIYTKKLNNSFGPKQTKCIVTETIEHMDLNSFFMVKQIVKSPDVPYGSSFSVHTRFFYSWGDHNTTNMTVVTNVVWTGKSMLKGTIEKGSIDGQKSSTKQLVDDLKKIISNAGSTKKRSRRRGKTMNKRKSSATTTKNEKNEENIEATSAKPSSFSIFSMLQQVNITSIQGIMTIISLLVCLIFFFKLIFFSRNTSNIQIITPGTILINGNEYNYVPNFKTLYHVYEDNIVKDAHRKDSNKKNIVTDTEGLIWDWLIDRGNGTVQNGILSNHMKERNNKKVKLVNGVSDHKIQQLVESIKVTELQLQEMKELLAKTDNMSSADQLL; translated from the coding sequence ATGAAGGATGAACCTTCACgcaaaaaaagatcattTAGTGATGgtcattttttcaaaaaactgaaaatgaTGTCAAGGAAAAAGCATCCTGTAATGGAAAGAAGCAAGACTACTCGTACAAGGAAGGAATCTACCAATTCCGCAGCGAAATCGTCGCTATCATTAAGGAGGGCCAACAATGGCCGAAATGCTATTGCCAAAAGAAGAGTACTGACCGATATAGGCTCTACTAATGAAGGGGTTATTGGTAACTCTGCGTCAAACTCACCTGACAAAGATTCTCATAATCCTCATTTTAGTGATTCCATCCCACCGCTTCCTTTAGAACTACCGGATATCGTTTCAATAAGAAGTAGTAGAAGTCACATCAGCAATAAAAGTAATAAAAGCAGTAAGAGCAGTAAGAACAAGCATGGTATAGACTTAACGTTCATGCCTCGCAGATCCTTGCAAAATTCTAAAGCTGGCTTGAAGAAACTGAATACTTCTCCGCAAGGCTATTTTAATATTCCGGTAACCATAGATAGAGCAAGCGAGAACATCAAACATGCAGATACGAAAATAACATTCaactcttcctcttcagaGAACGAAAGACCAGTTTTGAGTATTTTACAGAAGGATGATACTCAAAATTCTTCGAATCCAACTGTTGATGCGACATCTGCACCTCATAATATTagcaataacaacaatatcGAAAATTCTACGAACAGTTTATTTGATACTATCCTCTCAATTGCTCATAGCGCCATATCACATGTCCCCAAAATTTCGGCCTTGAATACAGAAATACAGCGTGAATTATCACACTCCAGTGAAAACCATACCGGCTCCATCCGTCATTCGTATTCTAATCATCATCATGGTCATCACAAACATCCTTTGGCTCAGCAGCAGAGGAATTTGTTAGTTTCTGAAAATACTAATCAAAATGCTAATGACACAGTACTCATTCATTCTCCCTCCACCAATACAGCTCATCGCAgctcttcatttttgcGTCGTTTGGATTATCTATTATCCCCCAATCCTGCCCCTTCCTCTGATAAACATGTTCAAGgtgaggaagaagaagatgaggaagaatCTTCGCCGCTTTCGAAAGTGTTTCTCTCTCCATCAACTCAACTTCTAACTACTAACACATCGACCACACTGCTTTCTGATTCATTGACACCTAAcgataaaaatataaatgCGAACTCTAACTATGAAAACGAGAATGACAATGATAGGGACGATAGATCTATTGCAGGCAAAGTGAAATTTCAACCCTTGAAAGTGCACGAACCTGCAATTTCTACTTTTGGTAAAGGGAATTTAACTCTAGAGGCAGTGGCAGGATCCTCTGATATCGACAATACAAGCATTGATCTGGACGAAAACAATACCAATAACAACAGCAATGTTCCAAATGCAAGTTTAACAAATTTGAGTCATTTGAGCAAAAATAACATGTGCATTAACCATGGGTCCAAGGACTTGAACGCGAGCTATCGTAATAGTAGTTATATCGATATGGCAAGGTTTGAAAATTCACAATCAAATCTCTCTAGTCAAAGGGCAAGAAGTAAGACCTTACCTGCGAATAAAGCACTTGAAAATGCTGCAAGcgatgaaaataatagtaaaagaaattcaagatACTCTTCTTATTCCAATGATATGACTTTTGATGACgctgaagaaagaaaatttagaaGTACGTCTAAGAAGTTCTTGAACAGAAGATCATTTTCACCATCCAACTTAGGCAATAAAGTAATTCCTGGCATTAATTTAAGGAATTCGTTCAACAAGACTAGGAATAATAGTTCTGATTTATTTAGTACAAACCAGGGCCAACAAATGCCAAGAACAAGCACTGCTGGCTCAGGTAATATCCATGCGATAATGGGCTTGGATTCTGGCACTACTGATTTCAAGTTACAAGGTATTGAATACGCTtcagagaagaagaacagtGAATTTCACACGCTTTTTAGAGATTGTGATATTAATCCTAACGAAAAATTAATTGTTGATCATAGTTGTGCTTTATCTCGTGATATACTTTTACAAGGGAGGATGTATATCTCTGATGCACATATTGGATTTTTCTCAAATATTCTGGGATGGGTTAGCACAGTTTTCATACCgttcaaagaaattgttcaaattgaaaaaaagaccaCAGCTGGAATTTTCCCCAACGGTATTGTAATTGATACTTTGCATACAAAATACATCTTCGCCTCTTTTATGTCAAGAGATGCTACCTTTGATTTAATAACAGACGTTTGGAATCAGATCATCTTGGgtaaaaaatatagaaatggtttccaaaataatgatgacGGCACAATAAGTGATTCAAGCAGTGCATTCTTTGATgattatgatgatgacgacgaCGATGGAGACctggatgatgatgatccAGATATTAATAGTACAGATATGACATCCAGTGACGATATAGACGCTGATATTTTTAATGAATCAAATGAACTTGGTAAGAACCAAAAATCTACCAATTACTTATTAGGCCCAAACAGACATTCTCCAACCACTGTTGACTTCAAACCTTCCAGCAATGAACATTTGGTTATTGAGGCAACTATCAACGCGCCTTTAGGAAAAGTAGTAAATCTTTTATATGGCGAAGACGTGTCTTACTATGAAAGGATCTTGAAGgcccaaaaaaattttgagttatcaccaattCCTAACAACTTTCTCACCACAAAGGTTCGCGATTATGCCTACACAAAACCTTTATCAGGTAGTATTGGTCCGAGTAAAACAAAATGTTTAATTACAGATACTTTGGAACATTATGATTTAGAGGACTACGTTAAAGTGTTTAGTGTTACCAAGAATCCGGACGTTCCATCAGGAAATATCTTTTCCGTAAAAACcactttccttttttcttgggaTAAAAATAACTCCACGAAGTTAACAGTTTACAATTCTGTCGAATGGACTGGTAAAAGCTGGATTAAAAGTATGATTGAAAAGGGAACATTTGATGGTGTTGCGGACACTACAAAGACGATGATATCTGAAGTTAAGAATATTctaaatgatgaagattcAAATATAAAGTCGAAACATCAAGCCAACAATATAGAATCAGAGGAAGAAACAGCTAATTTACCCACTATTGGACCTCCCATTCACGATCCAACCGAACctgattttcaaaaaggaaaagacgATAcaattattgatgaaaaaatcaatattcCAGTTCCTTTGGGAActgtattttcattattgtaTGGGGATGACACTTCTTATATTAAAAAGATTATTGAAAATCAGAATAACTTCAATGTTTGCGATATTCCCAAATTTGTGAATAACGCGAGGGAGATTATTTACACtaagaaattgaacaatTCATTCGGCCCGAAGCAAACTAAATGTATAGTTACAGAGACCATCGAACATATGGATTTGAACAGTTTCTTCATGGTAAAACAAATAGTAAAATCTCCAGATGTTCCGTACGGTAGTTCCTTCTCAGTCCATAcgagatttttttattcttggGGTGACCATAATACAACAAACATGACAGTCGTGACTAATGTTGTTTGGACGGGTAAATCTATGCTCAAGGGAACAATTGAGAAGGGATCGATTGATGGACAAAAAAGTTCTACTAAGCAACTTGTCGATGATCttaagaaaattatttCTAATGCTGGCTcaaccaaaaaaagatcCAGGAGAAGAGGAAAGACAATGAACAAGAGAAAATCGTCAGCAACAACtaccaaaaatgaaaaaaatgaagaaaacatCGAAGCTACAAGTGCCAAACCTTCctctttttccattttttccatGTTGCAACAAGTTAATATAACCTCAATTCAAGGAATTATGACAATAATATCCTTACTCGTCTGTctgattttcttctttaaattaatatttttttccagaaATACTTCCAACATCCAAATTATTACTCCAGGAACAATCCTAATTAACGGAAACGAATATAATTACGTTCCCAACTTTAAAACACTCTACCACGTCTACGAAGATAATATCGTAAAAGATGCCCACCGCAAAGACtcgaataaaaaaaacatagTCACCGACACAGAAGGGTTGATATGGGACTGGTTGATTGATCGTGGAAATGGAACTGTTCAAAATGGCATTTTATCTAATCATATgaaggaaagaaataacAAAAAGGTTAAACTAGTGAATGGTGTTAGTGATCATAAAATACAGCAGCTAGTTGAATCAATCAAAGTCACCGAGTTGCAGCTGcaagaaatgaaagagTTACTAGCTAAAACAGATAATATGTCGTCTGCTGACCAATTACTgtaa
- the SKP1 gene encoding SCF ubiquitin ligase subunit SKP1 (similar to Saccharomyces cerevisiae SKP1 (YDR328C); ancestral locus Anc_5.371), translating into MVTSSVVLVSGEGERFTVDKKIAERSLLLKNYLNDMHDSNLQNDSDSDSDLDSETNHKTKENNNGDDDDDDDDDEIVMPVPNVRSSVLQKVIEWAEHHRDSNFPDEDDDDSRKSAPVDSWDREFLKVDQEMLYEIILAANYLNIKPLLDAGCKVVAEMIRGRSPEEIRRTFNIVNDFTPEEEAAIRRENEWAEDR; encoded by the coding sequence ATGGTGACTTCAAGTGTTGTACTAGTGAGTGGTGAGGGCGAACGGTTCACCGTAGACAAGAAAATCGCGGAAAGATCCTtgctattgaaaaactatcTGAACGATATGCACGACAGTAACCTACAGAATGACTCAGATTCAGACTCAGACTTAGATTCAGAGACAAATCACAAAactaaagaaaacaacaacggcgatgacgatgacgatgatgacgacGACGAGATCGTGATGCCCGTGCCTAATGTTCGGTCTTCTGTGTTACAGAAGGTTATTGAATGGGCAGAACACCACAGAGACTCCAATTTTCCTGATGAGGACGATGACGATTCCAGAAAGAGCGCTCCCGTGGACTCATGGGACAGGGAATTCCTAAAAGTGGACCAGGAGATGCTGTACGAAATCATTCTGGCGGCAAACTACCTCAACATAAAGCCCTTACTTGACGCGGGTTGCAAGGTCGTCGCTGAAATGATCAGAGGAAGATCTCCCGAGGAAATAAGAAGGACATTCAACATCGTCAATGACTTCACTCCAGAGGAGGAAGCTGCTATTAGACGTGAGAATGAATGGGCTGAGGACCGTTAG